From Eleftheria terrae, the proteins below share one genomic window:
- a CDS encoding homoserine kinase: MAVFTPVSLDDAAALALRLNLGATLGLRGIASGIENTNYFLTTERGEYVLTLFERLGFEQLPFYLHLMKHLAGHGIPVPEPQADAAGEILHAVGGKPAAVVNRLRGGHQLAPSTRHCEAVGAMLARMHLAGRDYPRSQPNLRGLAWWGETVPVVAPHLAAPQRELLESELAFQQNLAGSAVYAELPRGPIHADLFRDNAMFEGDTLTGFFDFYFAGVDTWLFDIAVCLNDWCVDLDSGRLVEERATAFLAAYDSERELTHHESRLLPGLMRAGALRFWVSRLWDWHLPRDAHMLKAHDPTHFERILRERIANPWHYVKG, translated from the coding sequence ATGGCCGTCTTCACGCCTGTTTCCCTCGACGATGCCGCGGCGCTGGCGCTGCGCCTGAACCTCGGCGCCACGCTCGGCCTGCGCGGCATCGCCTCCGGCATCGAGAACACCAACTATTTCCTCACCACCGAACGCGGAGAGTACGTGCTCACCCTGTTCGAGCGCCTGGGCTTCGAGCAGCTGCCGTTCTACCTGCACCTGATGAAGCACCTGGCCGGCCACGGCATCCCGGTGCCCGAGCCGCAGGCCGACGCCGCCGGCGAGATCCTGCATGCGGTGGGCGGCAAGCCGGCCGCAGTGGTCAACCGGCTGCGCGGCGGGCACCAGCTGGCGCCCAGCACCCGGCATTGCGAGGCCGTGGGCGCCATGCTGGCGCGCATGCACCTGGCCGGACGCGACTATCCGCGCAGCCAGCCAAACCTGCGCGGCCTGGCCTGGTGGGGCGAGACGGTGCCGGTGGTGGCGCCGCACCTGGCGGCGCCCCAGCGGGAGCTGCTCGAATCGGAGCTCGCCTTCCAGCAGAATCTGGCCGGCTCCGCGGTGTATGCGGAATTGCCGCGCGGCCCAATCCATGCCGACCTGTTCCGCGACAACGCGATGTTCGAGGGCGACACCCTCACCGGCTTCTTCGACTTCTACTTCGCCGGCGTCGACACCTGGTTGTTCGACATCGCCGTCTGCCTCAACGACTGGTGTGTGGACCTGGACAGCGGCCGCCTGGTGGAAGAGCGTGCCACGGCCTTCCTTGCGGCCTACGACAGTGAACGCGAACTGACTCACCATGAGTCACGCCTGCTGCCCGGCTTGATGCGGGCCGGCGCCCTGCGCTTCTGGGTCTCGCGCCTGTGGGACTGGCACCTGCCGCGTGACGCGCACATGCTGAAAGCTCACGACCCGACGCACTTCGAGCGCATCCTGCGCGAGCGCATCGCCAATCCCTGGCACTACGTGAAGGGCTGA
- a CDS encoding BPSS1780 family membrane protein — translation MKLRLVRARRGTVWVQQAFRVFFRQPLAFTALLFIALFGAFLLLELRYVGSLLLLALLPAGTLGFMIATHQSQSGRFPMPGVFVQAFRTDRSRTQALIRLGVAYAVASLVAMLLIRWLEGDMAALEQAMSGAPGSEDLLADPRVQRGLLLRLLLALPLSVMFWHAPPLVHWGGVSAAKAVFFSLVACWRNKGAFVVYALTWGGVVAVFGVLSALVFSLLGAPGMVQLAAFPAALMFMTVFYISLYFTFVDCFELDLADEPPA, via the coding sequence ATGAAACTTCGACTGGTACGCGCCCGCCGGGGCACCGTGTGGGTGCAGCAGGCGTTCCGCGTGTTCTTTCGCCAGCCGCTGGCCTTCACGGCGCTGCTGTTCATCGCCCTGTTCGGCGCCTTCCTGCTGCTGGAGCTGCGCTACGTCGGAAGCTTGCTGCTGTTGGCCCTGCTGCCGGCCGGCACGCTGGGATTCATGATCGCCACCCACCAGTCGCAGAGCGGCCGCTTCCCGATGCCGGGCGTGTTCGTCCAGGCCTTCCGCACCGACCGCAGCCGCACCCAGGCCCTGATCCGGCTTGGCGTGGCCTACGCGGTCGCCTCGCTGGTGGCGATGCTGCTGATCCGCTGGCTGGAGGGCGACATGGCGGCCCTCGAGCAGGCCATGTCCGGCGCCCCGGGCAGCGAGGACCTGCTGGCCGACCCCCGGGTCCAGCGCGGCCTGCTGCTGCGCCTGCTGCTGGCCCTGCCATTGAGCGTGATGTTCTGGCATGCGCCGCCCCTGGTGCACTGGGGTGGCGTGAGTGCGGCCAAGGCCGTCTTCTTCAGCCTGGTGGCCTGCTGGCGCAACAAGGGCGCCTTTGTGGTGTATGCGCTGACCTGGGGCGGCGTGGTGGCTGTCTTCGGTGTGCTGTCGGCACTGGTGTTCTCGCTGCTCGGCGCGCCCGGCATGGTGCAGCTGGCGGCCTTTCCGGCCGCGCTGATGTTCATGACGGTGTTCTACATTTCGCTGTACTTCACCTTCGTGGACTGCTTCGAACTCGACCTGGCGGATGAGCCACCTGCTTGA